From a single Candidatus Brevundimonas phytovorans genomic region:
- a CDS encoding autotransporter assembly complex protein TamA: MALWAACSPAAVAAEPKAEIRGEIDSELRRQLEQAIGQVEAAPANRFEARRRARAAMEAAQALLRSEGYYQPTLEDDVEGEDKPVAIVTVTPGRRFMLDETRVNWLAPVPDAVTQQVVTKDMALTPGEPGRAPDVLAAEGRIVAGLTREGYADAKAEPRRVVVDHATFTVQPNFNIASGALVRLDGLQVRTRGPTNPEWVAGLAPWKAGDRYDPEDVAELERRLLDTGVYDGVNVSLSPLDQVTADGLRPVVVGLSDRPRSLLEAGATYSTAEGVGVDVFQTRFNRFGRAATVKYGLRFASIDSRLGGEVSLPHWRRPGRTLKLSSYLVNEQTDAYDRSAVSVNADLTQRIGKTSFFTYGLGVDAGQYTENRFDPITQAPITFDRDLAIVTGRASAFMDRSNDPLNPTTGFRLYVSAQPTAVTGEDTVLFLRTEGQATGYLPLQDGAKTVLAGRVRMGSIIGGEELTVPSDRLFYSGGGGSVRGYSYQSINPRLPDNTPRGGLSLFETSLEVRRDIGAKFQAVGFIDAGAIGFQETPNFNNLRYGAGVGVRYKLPFGPVRADIAIPLDKREGDSNFQLYISIGQAF; the protein is encoded by the coding sequence CTGGCGCTCTGGGCGGCATGCAGCCCTGCCGCCGTCGCGGCCGAGCCCAAGGCCGAGATTCGCGGCGAGATCGACAGCGAACTGCGCCGCCAGCTGGAACAGGCGATCGGTCAGGTCGAGGCCGCCCCCGCCAACCGGTTCGAGGCCCGTCGTCGCGCCCGCGCCGCGATGGAGGCCGCCCAGGCCCTGCTGCGCTCGGAAGGCTATTACCAGCCGACGCTTGAGGACGACGTCGAGGGCGAGGACAAGCCCGTTGCGATCGTCACCGTCACGCCCGGCCGCCGCTTCATGCTCGACGAGACCCGGGTCAACTGGCTCGCGCCCGTTCCCGACGCCGTGACCCAGCAGGTCGTGACCAAGGACATGGCCCTGACGCCCGGCGAGCCGGGACGCGCCCCCGACGTCCTGGCCGCCGAAGGCCGCATCGTGGCGGGCCTGACCCGCGAAGGCTATGCCGACGCCAAGGCCGAACCGCGCCGCGTCGTCGTCGATCACGCCACCTTCACGGTCCAGCCCAATTTCAACATCGCCTCGGGCGCTCTGGTCCGCCTCGACGGCTTGCAGGTGCGGACGCGCGGCCCGACCAATCCCGAATGGGTCGCTGGCCTGGCGCCCTGGAAGGCGGGCGACCGCTATGATCCCGAGGACGTGGCCGAGCTGGAACGCCGCCTGCTGGACACCGGCGTCTATGACGGCGTCAACGTCTCCCTGTCGCCGCTCGATCAGGTGACGGCCGACGGCCTGCGCCCCGTCGTGGTCGGCCTGTCAGACCGCCCGCGCAGTCTGCTGGAGGCCGGCGCCACCTATTCGACCGCAGAGGGGGTCGGCGTGGACGTGTTCCAGACCCGCTTCAACCGCTTCGGACGCGCCGCGACGGTCAAGTACGGACTTCGTTTCGCCAGCATCGACAGCCGTCTCGGCGGCGAGGTCAGCCTGCCTCACTGGCGCCGACCGGGCCGGACGCTGAAGCTGTCCTCCTACCTCGTCAACGAACAGACCGACGCCTACGACCGTAGCGCCGTCAGCGTGAACGCCGACCTGACCCAGCGCATCGGCAAGACCTCCTTCTTCACCTACGGCCTGGGCGTCGACGCCGGCCAGTACACGGAAAACCGCTTCGACCCGATCACTCAGGCGCCGATCACCTTCGACCGCGACCTGGCCATCGTGACGGGGCGGGCCAGCGCCTTCATGGATCGCTCCAACGACCCGCTGAACCCGACCACCGGCTTCCGCCTCTATGTCTCGGCCCAGCCGACCGCCGTGACCGGCGAGGACACGGTGCTGTTCCTGAGGACCGAGGGCCAGGCCACCGGCTATCTGCCCTTGCAGGATGGCGCCAAGACGGTGTTGGCCGGGCGTGTCCGCATGGGCTCCATCATCGGCGGCGAGGAGCTGACGGTGCCGTCGGACCGCCTCTTCTATTCCGGCGGCGGCGGCTCTGTGCGCGGCTATTCCTATCAGAGCATCAACCCGCGTCTGCCCGACAACACCCCGCGCGGCGGCCTGTCGCTGTTCGAGACCTCGCTGGAGGTGCGGCGGGATATCGGCGCCAAGTTCCAGGCTGTGGGCTTCATCGACGCCGGCGCCATCGGTTTCCAGGAAACGCCCAACTTCAACAACCTACGCTACGGCGCGGGCGTCGGGGTCCGCTACAAGCTGCCCTTTGGTCCGGTCCGCGCCGACATCGCCATTCCGCTGGACAAGCGTGAGGGCGACAGCAACTTCCAGCTCTACATCAGCATCGGCCAGGCGTTTTGA
- a CDS encoding translocation/assembly module TamB domain-containing protein: MTDTPPPHEPEAERPADTPAKAEKRKRTRLQLIAFVSGVVVAALLALTLVAAVGGRMYLVSDSGRDLITSFVAGKKISRYGRINVEGLKGDLFNDFTLDRVTVTDEKGVWLEATNVRVDWSYWPLLMRRFHAKEITADQIRLIRRPLLEPRLEPSGPQAITVDIDRFRANVELMEDFSKEYGRWTLTGDAEIPRKGDKIVNVNAFSLNRKGDHLLLKAVIGKTPENLRVNLRANEAQGGPIAGSLGYSPDKPFSAVAVINGEIVNIEVKTGDFTPLSVKGRYGKDGARIGGYADFSGSDLLAPFVERIGRTARFGFATTPDQTREGFQGVAWTLSADNIQSRARGLIRLKDRTAPDGVSLTISTPSLNRLVGFTLAEGATYTGVFKGDARTWTLQGSASLQDANLASYRAARISGPLDIAVNKGRIDITTDARAVGGSTAGIIGALLGATPRVRLEGSRTTDGVYLLKKIDGRGQALTLTGSGGRSLTGGLSFRGEADITDISRIRRDAKGSFSGPIQASKARGKTPWMLSFDGRGSRMSVGMDELDRLLGPTPRLKAAGSWRSGVLAIDSSELTGAAGRMGAKGLIEGGKMRLALDWNARGPFGVGPVAIDGAMSGDGALTGTLAQPRADLRAAFDKVSASGLVLTNADLILSFRKGADASDGRIVLNSGSNYGPARASGNFFLGGQRLRLTEVDLNAGGVTAQGAIALSNNFPSSADLTFTARQGAFLASGEAHGRVRLTDGGGDQSAILDVTGRNVRLTGSTWVIRSLSLKGQGTLDRLPFTLSADVGGATPVQFNGTGEYARQGQGQALAQTITLRGGGRVREVAFTTRAPAVLALKGDGRVVRVDLGVGGGVLTGELRQDKAGSAIQADLTNVEMGSLAPDLRGQVTGRVSLQGAGATLNGSANIDLKQLRSIDAPRGLAVDGTLNADLSDNILRLRAQAHDGAAVQASADISLPVEASAAPLRLAVARTRDMSGQVAVNGQIQPIWDLFLGGAQSLSGQVAARATLGGTLNEPRLNGRLDLTQGAFRDSATGLRLEGVTLASRFDGNQAVIERFEGADGVKGTVTGSGELGLRQGSGSTLRLELTRFRVIDNDIAKARANGVLTAVRGADGNVQLSGDLKIDEADISPNLPGSNGVVKMEVVEINRPGGDPVETEVKSRGPQIGLNLNLTGREIHVRGRGLNVELAANARVRGTISQPQLSGTANVVRGDYEFAGKRFVFDDSGSVILSTDPARIRLNLAAVREDPALTATIKVTGTAAQPKIELTSTPALPQDEILSQVLFGRSASQLSGFEAAQLASAVASLAGGGGFDVIGNLRELAGLDRLSFGGEASSLTVAGGRYITDDVYLEIIGGGEGGAAVNVEWQVRRNLAVSSKFGGEGDASLSVRWRRESDRPGGERATDRRRNRSR, encoded by the coding sequence TTGACCGACACTCCCCCGCCTCACGAACCCGAAGCGGAACGCCCCGCCGACACGCCCGCCAAGGCGGAAAAGCGCAAGCGCACGCGCCTGCAACTGATCGCCTTCGTCTCCGGCGTCGTGGTCGCCGCCCTGCTGGCCCTGACCCTCGTCGCGGCCGTCGGCGGGCGCATGTATCTGGTCTCGGATTCCGGGCGCGACCTGATCACCAGCTTCGTCGCCGGCAAGAAGATCAGCCGATATGGCCGCATCAACGTCGAGGGCCTGAAGGGCGACCTGTTCAACGACTTCACCCTGGACCGCGTCACGGTCACGGATGAAAAAGGCGTCTGGCTCGAAGCCACCAACGTCCGCGTCGACTGGTCCTACTGGCCCCTGCTGATGCGCCGTTTCCATGCCAAGGAGATCACGGCCGATCAGATCCGCCTGATCCGCCGCCCCCTGCTGGAACCCCGGCTAGAACCCAGCGGCCCCCAGGCCATCACCGTCGACATCGACCGGTTCCGCGCCAACGTCGAACTGATGGAGGACTTCTCCAAGGAATACGGCCGCTGGACCTTGACCGGCGACGCTGAAATCCCGCGCAAGGGCGACAAGATCGTCAACGTCAACGCCTTCAGTCTGAACCGCAAGGGCGATCACCTGCTGCTCAAGGCTGTCATCGGCAAGACGCCTGAGAACCTGCGGGTCAACCTGCGCGCCAATGAGGCTCAGGGCGGGCCGATCGCCGGGTCGCTGGGCTATTCCCCCGACAAGCCCTTCTCGGCCGTCGCCGTGATCAACGGCGAGATCGTCAACATCGAGGTCAAGACCGGCGACTTCACCCCCCTGTCGGTCAAGGGCCGCTACGGCAAGGACGGCGCGCGCATCGGCGGCTATGCCGACTTCTCGGGCTCCGACCTGCTGGCGCCCTTTGTCGAGCGGATCGGCCGCACCGCCCGCTTCGGCTTCGCCACCACGCCGGACCAGACGCGCGAAGGCTTCCAGGGCGTGGCCTGGACCCTCAGCGCCGACAACATCCAGTCCAGGGCGCGCGGACTGATCCGGCTCAAGGACCGCACCGCCCCTGACGGCGTCAGCCTGACGATCTCCACCCCCTCGCTGAACCGCCTGGTCGGCTTCACCCTGGCCGAAGGCGCCACCTATACCGGGGTGTTCAAGGGCGACGCCAGGACCTGGACCCTGCAAGGTTCGGCCAGCCTTCAGGACGCCAATCTGGCCAGCTATCGCGCCGCCCGCATCTCGGGCCCGCTCGACATCGCCGTGAACAAGGGCCGTATCGACATCACGACCGACGCCCGCGCGGTCGGCGGCTCGACCGCCGGCATCATCGGCGCCCTGCTGGGCGCGACCCCGCGCGTGCGGCTTGAGGGCTCGCGGACCACCGACGGCGTCTATCTGCTGAAGAAGATCGACGGACGGGGCCAGGCCCTGACCCTGACCGGATCGGGCGGTCGCAGCCTGACCGGCGGCCTCAGCTTCCGGGGCGAAGCCGACATCACCGACATCTCGCGCATCCGTCGCGACGCCAAGGGGTCGTTCAGCGGCCCGATCCAGGCCAGCAAGGCGCGCGGCAAGACCCCCTGGATGCTCAGCTTCGACGGCCGCGGCTCGCGCATGAGCGTCGGCATGGACGAACTGGACCGCCTGCTGGGACCGACCCCGCGCCTCAAGGCCGCCGGCTCATGGCGTAGCGGCGTCCTGGCCATCGACAGCAGCGAACTGACCGGCGCCGCCGGCCGCATGGGCGCCAAGGGCCTGATCGAGGGCGGCAAGATGCGTCTGGCCCTCGACTGGAACGCCCGCGGCCCGTTCGGCGTCGGCCCGGTCGCCATCGACGGCGCCATGAGCGGCGACGGCGCCCTGACCGGCACCCTGGCCCAACCCCGCGCCGACCTGCGCGCCGCCTTCGACAAGGTCTCCGCCAGCGGTCTGGTCCTGACCAACGCCGACCTGATCCTCAGCTTCCGCAAGGGCGCCGACGCGTCCGACGGGCGGATCGTGCTCAACTCCGGCTCCAACTACGGCCCGGCGCGGGCCTCGGGGAACTTCTTCCTCGGCGGCCAGCGCCTTCGCCTGACCGAGGTGGACCTCAACGCCGGCGGCGTGACGGCGCAAGGCGCCATCGCCCTGTCCAACAACTTCCCCTCCAGCGCCGACCTGACCTTCACCGCGCGTCAGGGCGCCTTCCTGGCCTCGGGCGAGGCCCATGGCCGGGTGCGTCTGACCGACGGCGGCGGCGATCAGAGCGCCATCCTCGACGTGACCGGGCGCAACGTCCGCCTGACCGGATCGACCTGGGTGATCCGCAGCCTGTCGCTCAAGGGTCAGGGCACGCTGGATCGCCTGCCCTTCACCCTGTCCGCCGACGTCGGGGGCGCCACCCCGGTCCAGTTCAACGGCACCGGCGAATACGCCCGCCAGGGCCAGGGTCAGGCTCTGGCCCAGACCATCACCCTGCGCGGCGGCGGCCGTGTGCGCGAGGTCGCCTTCACCACCCGCGCCCCAGCCGTGCTCGCCCTGAAGGGCGACGGCCGTGTGGTCCGCGTCGATCTGGGCGTCGGCGGCGGCGTCCTGACCGGCGAACTGCGCCAGGACAAGGCCGGCAGCGCCATTCAGGCGGATCTGACCAATGTCGAGATGGGGTCCCTGGCCCCCGACCTGCGCGGTCAGGTCACCGGCCGCGTCTCGCTGCAAGGCGCGGGCGCCACCCTGAACGGGTCGGCCAACATCGACCTGAAACAGCTTCGCAGCATCGACGCGCCCCGCGGCCTGGCCGTGGACGGCACGCTCAACGCTGACCTGAGCGACAATATTCTGCGCCTGCGGGCCCAGGCCCACGACGGCGCGGCGGTTCAGGCCTCGGCCGACATCAGCCTGCCGGTCGAGGCTTCGGCCGCCCCGCTGCGGCTGGCCGTCGCCCGCACCCGCGACATGTCGGGCCAGGTCGCCGTCAACGGCCAGATCCAGCCCATCTGGGACCTCTTCCTCGGCGGCGCCCAATCCCTGTCGGGCCAGGTCGCCGCGCGCGCCACCCTCGGCGGAACCCTAAACGAGCCCCGCCTCAACGGCCGCCTGGACCTGACCCAGGGCGCCTTCCGCGACAGCGCCACCGGACTTCGTCTTGAAGGCGTCACCCTGGCCAGCCGCTTCGACGGCAACCAGGCCGTGATCGAACGCTTCGAGGGCGCCGACGGCGTCAAGGGCACGGTGACGGGCAGCGGCGAGCTGGGTCTGCGCCAGGGCTCCGGCTCGACTCTGCGGCTGGAACTGACCCGCTTCCGGGTCATCGACAACGACATCGCCAAGGCCCGCGCCAACGGAGTCCTGACGGCGGTGCGCGGCGCGGACGGCAACGTCCAGCTCAGCGGCGACCTGAAGATCGACGAGGCGGACATTTCGCCCAACCTGCCTGGCTCAAACGGCGTGGTGAAGATGGAGGTGGTCGAGATCAACCGTCCCGGCGGCGATCCCGTCGAGACCGAGGTCAAGTCGCGCGGCCCGCAGATCGGCCTCAACCTCAATCTGACCGGGCGCGAAATCCACGTCCGCGGACGCGGCCTGAACGTTGAACTGGCCGCCAACGCCCGCGTGCGCGGCACCATCTCTCAGCCGCAGCTCAGCGGCACGGCGAATGTGGTGCGCGGCGACTATGAGTTCGCAGGCAAGCGCTTCGTCTTCGACGACAGCGGCTCGGTCATCCTGTCGACCGATCCGGCCCGCATCCGCCTGAACCTGGCGGCGGTGCGCGAAGACCCGGCCCTGACGGCGACCATCAAGGTCACAGGCACCGCGGCCCAGCCCAAGATCGAGCTGACCTCGACCCCCGCCCTGCCCCAGGATGAAATCCTGTCGCAGGTCCTGTTCGGCCGCTCGGCGTCCCAGTTGTCAGGCTTCGAGGCGGCGCAGCTGGCCTCGGCCGTGGCCTCCCTGGCCGGCGGCGGCGGCTTCGACGTGATCGGCAACCTGCGCGAACTGGCGGGCCTTGACCGCCTGTCCTTCGGCGGCGAGGCGTCCAGCCTGACGGTCGCCGGCGGCCGGTACATCACCGATGACGTCTATCTGGAGATCATCGGCGGCGGCGAAGGCGGGGCGGCGGTCAATGTCGAATGGCAGGTGCGCCGCAACCTGGCGGTCAGCTCAAAGTTCGGCGGCGAAGGCGACGCCAGCCTTTCCGTCCGCTGGCGCCGCGAAAGCGACCGCCCCGGCGGCGAGCGCGCCACCGACCGACGCCGGAACCGCAGCCGCTAG
- a CDS encoding CaiB/BaiF CoA-transferase family protein produces the protein MGPLSGLRIIEIDGLGPVTFAGMVLADMGAEVLRLTRGGGAPAAVFEEVGGAVLHRGRPAVPVDLKSIEDRDRVLTLIESADALIEGFRPGVMERLGLGPEVCAARNPRLVYGRVTGWGQTGPMADQVGHDINYLALSGALYPIGPGDQPPSPPLNLVGDYGGGAMMLVSGVLAALLEAKTTGHGRVVDAAMTDGSALLTSLFHALRARGLWNDQRETNLLDGGTPFYRCYACRDGGFVAVGALEPRFYAALIAGLGLTPDEAPQFDRQNWPALQARFTALFATRDRDDWGAHFAGTEACVTPVLTLGEAAGHPHNQARGTFIEAGIVQPAPAPRFAAPHELALAAVVSPDRPTQTLDRALTEWPIRL, from the coding sequence ATGGGACCGCTTTCTGGACTACGCATCATCGAGATCGACGGCCTGGGGCCCGTCACCTTCGCCGGCATGGTGCTGGCCGACATGGGGGCCGAGGTCCTGCGTCTGACTCGCGGCGGCGGCGCGCCGGCCGCCGTGTTCGAGGAGGTCGGCGGCGCGGTCCTGCACCGCGGCCGCCCCGCCGTGCCGGTCGATCTGAAATCGATCGAGGACCGCGACCGGGTCCTGACCCTGATCGAGAGCGCCGACGCCCTGATCGAAGGCTTCCGCCCCGGCGTGATGGAGCGGCTGGGCCTGGGACCAGAGGTCTGCGCCGCGCGCAATCCACGCCTCGTCTACGGCCGCGTCACCGGTTGGGGCCAGACCGGGCCAATGGCCGATCAGGTGGGGCACGACATCAACTATCTGGCCCTGTCCGGCGCCCTCTATCCGATAGGCCCGGGCGATCAGCCGCCGTCGCCCCCGCTCAACCTGGTCGGCGACTACGGCGGCGGGGCCATGATGCTGGTCAGCGGCGTCCTGGCCGCCCTGCTGGAGGCGAAGACCACCGGTCACGGGCGGGTCGTGGACGCCGCCATGACCGACGGCTCGGCCCTGTTGACCAGCCTGTTCCACGCCCTGCGCGCCCGCGGCCTATGGAACGACCAGCGCGAAACGAATCTGCTGGACGGCGGCACGCCCTTCTATCGCTGCTACGCCTGTCGCGACGGGGGCTTCGTCGCAGTCGGGGCGCTGGAGCCGCGCTTCTACGCCGCCCTGATCGCCGGCCTCGGCCTGACCCCGGACGAAGCGCCCCAATTCGACCGCCAGAACTGGCCCGCGCTTCAGGCCCGCTTCACCGCCCTGTTCGCCACGCGCGACCGCGACGACTGGGGCGCGCATTTCGCCGGGACCGAGGCCTGCGTCACCCCCGTCCTGACCTTGGGCGAAGCCGCCGGCCATCCGCACAATCAGGCCCGTGGGACCTTCATCGAGGCCGGGATCGTCCAGCCCGCGCCGGCGCCGCGCTTCGCTGCGCCGCACGAGCTCGCCTTGGCCGCCGTCGTCAGCCCCGACCGCCCGACCCAGACCCTGGATCGGGCCCTGACCGAATGGCCAATTCGTCTCTGA
- a CDS encoding FAD-dependent oxidoreductase: protein MSKVLVIGAGHAGGSAAAFLRQYGHQGEIVLVGDEATPPYQRPPLSKGWLVGSMDVDDILLRPEAFYVAQGVDLRLGVTATSIDRQAKAVRFSDGAIEGYDRLILATGSTPRRLQIPVHSDSRLLELRSLPDATRLKAALGPGKRLAIIGGGYVGLEAAASARRLGAEVVVLERMERILARVASDTLSTFYADRHRVEGVDIRTGVEAASISPGRVTLTNGDAVSADAVLVGIGATACDDLALAAGLECRDGVLVDLEARTSDPDIYAIGDMTRRPMPLYDCSHRLESVGNALEQARQAAAAITGRAAPPAEVPWFWSDQFDVKLQIAGLPFGADGEVVRGDPRRAGFSVFHLKGERIVCVEAVTSAPAFMFGKQMIARGASVDAVRLADSEMPLKAALRD from the coding sequence ATGAGCAAGGTTCTAGTCATCGGCGCCGGCCATGCCGGTGGATCCGCCGCCGCCTTCCTGAGGCAGTACGGTCACCAGGGAGAAATCGTTCTGGTCGGGGACGAGGCCACGCCGCCCTATCAGAGGCCGCCCCTGTCCAAGGGATGGCTGGTCGGTTCGATGGACGTCGATGACATCCTGCTACGGCCCGAAGCCTTCTATGTCGCCCAGGGCGTCGATCTCAGGCTGGGCGTCACGGCGACCTCGATTGATCGACAGGCGAAGGCGGTCAGGTTTTCGGACGGAGCGATCGAAGGCTATGATCGCCTGATCCTGGCCACGGGGTCCACGCCGCGAAGGCTGCAGATCCCTGTCCACAGCGACAGCCGATTGCTGGAACTGCGAAGCCTGCCGGACGCGACGCGGCTTAAGGCCGCTCTGGGGCCGGGCAAGCGATTGGCGATCATTGGCGGCGGCTACGTCGGGCTGGAGGCTGCGGCCTCGGCGCGGCGGTTGGGGGCAGAGGTCGTCGTGCTGGAACGGATGGAGCGGATTCTGGCCCGGGTGGCCTCCGACACCCTGTCCACATTCTATGCGGATCGCCATCGTGTCGAAGGCGTGGACATCAGGACCGGTGTGGAGGCGGCTTCGATCTCGCCCGGTCGCGTGACGCTGACGAACGGCGACGCGGTTTCGGCGGACGCCGTTCTGGTCGGCATTGGCGCGACGGCCTGCGATGACCTGGCCCTGGCGGCGGGCCTGGAATGCCGGGACGGCGTTCTGGTGGATCTGGAGGCTCGGACCAGCGACCCGGACATCTACGCCATCGGCGACATGACCCGCCGACCCATGCCGCTCTATGACTGCAGTCACAGGTTGGAAAGCGTGGGCAACGCCCTGGAGCAGGCCCGCCAGGCGGCTGCGGCGATTACTGGCCGTGCGGCGCCCCCGGCGGAGGTTCCGTGGTTCTGGTCCGACCAGTTCGATGTGAAACTGCAGATCGCCGGCCTGCCGTTCGGGGCGGACGGGGAGGTGGTGCGGGGCGATCCCAGGCGGGCGGGCTTCTCCGTCTTCCATCTGAAGGGAGAACGGATCGTCTGCGTCGAGGCGGTGACGTCGGCGCCGGCCTTCATGTTCGGCAAGCAGATGATCGCCAGAGGCGCGTCAGTGGATGCGGTTCGTCTGGCGGATTCGGAAATGCCGCTGAAAGCGGCATTGCGAGATTAG
- a CDS encoding helix-turn-helix domain containing protein, whose translation MDATAKRPAADGRRSRSRQAILSAASKVLSDRGLAQMTVEDILAEAGVARATFYSHFTDKSDVTRAVVAQMFGRAETMYRHFAALPIADEKAVSVWLGQAYDQWQAYQREVSSIVRDIGAAFIAPQLHYLSDFAEALVADGRHWNCSRDTALLRARLLIIQLERSMLDAVSGDWPVSKTTLVNELTTLWTSALRRPDV comes from the coding sequence ATGGACGCCACCGCCAAACGCCCGGCCGCAGACGGCAGAAGATCACGCTCACGCCAGGCCATCCTTTCCGCCGCCAGCAAGGTGCTTTCGGATCGCGGCCTCGCCCAGATGACGGTCGAGGACATTCTGGCTGAGGCCGGCGTGGCGAGGGCCACCTTCTATTCTCACTTCACCGACAAGAGCGACGTGACCCGTGCGGTCGTCGCCCAGATGTTCGGCCGTGCGGAGACCATGTATCGCCACTTCGCCGCCCTGCCGATCGCCGACGAAAAGGCGGTCAGCGTCTGGTTGGGCCAAGCCTACGATCAGTGGCAGGCCTATCAGAGGGAGGTAAGCTCCATCGTGCGCGACATTGGTGCGGCCTTTATCGCCCCGCAACTGCACTATCTGAGCGACTTCGCCGAGGCCCTGGTCGCCGATGGCCGCCACTGGAATTGTTCACGCGACACAGCCCTGTTACGCGCCCGCCTTTTGATCATCCAGTTGGAGCGTTCCATGCTCGACGCCGTCAGCGGCGACTGGCCGGTGTCGAAAACCACCCTGGTCAATGAACTGACGACGCTGTGGACATCGGCGCTGAGACGGCCCGACGTCTAA
- a CDS encoding SDR family oxidoreductase, translating to MALVTGGTRGLGLATARLLADEGARVFVCGRTAPDNLEGLTFLPCDVRDPESVNALFVAITEQAGGVDVVVNNAGGSPQADAATASPRFAEKIVGLNLMAPLWVSQAAYPHMKAHGGSIINISSVSALRPSPGTSVYAAAKGGLLALTRSLANEWGPEIRINAVVVGYVETEQTEATYGDAEAQARIGRNIGAKRLARAEEVAAAVAFLASDAASYVSGAVLEVHGGGERPAFLDIAQDRA from the coding sequence GTGGCGCTCGTCACAGGCGGGACGCGGGGGCTGGGACTGGCGACCGCGCGGCTTCTGGCCGATGAGGGGGCTCGGGTTTTCGTCTGCGGCCGCACAGCGCCGGACAATCTGGAGGGGCTGACCTTCCTGCCTTGCGACGTTCGTGACCCGGAGAGCGTGAATGCCCTTTTCGTCGCCATCACCGAGCAGGCGGGCGGCGTGGACGTCGTGGTCAACAACGCCGGGGGCTCGCCGCAGGCTGACGCCGCCACGGCCTCGCCGCGCTTCGCCGAGAAGATCGTCGGGCTGAACCTGATGGCGCCGCTATGGGTGTCCCAGGCCGCCTATCCGCACATGAAGGCCCACGGCGGGTCCATCATCAACATTTCCAGCGTCTCGGCGCTGCGTCCGTCGCCGGGGACCTCGGTCTATGCGGCGGCCAAGGGCGGGCTGCTGGCCCTGACCCGCAGCCTCGCCAACGAATGGGGGCCGGAAATCCGCATCAACGCCGTGGTCGTCGGCTATGTCGAGACGGAGCAGACGGAGGCCACCTATGGCGACGCCGAAGCCCAGGCCCGTATAGGGCGCAACATCGGCGCGAAAAGACTGGCGCGAGCTGAAGAAGTCGCGGCGGCGGTCGCCTTCCTCGCGTCGGACGCGGCCTCCTATGTTTCGGGGGCCGTGCTGGAGGTTCATGGCGGAGGCGAGCGGCCCGCCTTTCTGGACATCGCCCAGGACAGGGCCTGA
- the arsC gene encoding arsenate reductase (glutaredoxin) (This arsenate reductase requires both glutathione and glutaredoxin to convert arsenate to arsenite, after which the efflux transporter formed by ArsA and ArsB can extrude the arsenite from the cell, providing resistance.) has translation MTVTIFHNPKCSTSRKALELLLDKGVQPTVVEYLKTGWDAATLDQLAKETGVGLSGMLRKREAKTAELLESGASEDVIRAAMIADPVLVERPIVQTAKGARIGRPVESILDIL, from the coding sequence ATGACCGTCACCATCTTCCACAATCCGAAATGCTCGACCTCGCGCAAGGCGCTGGAGCTGTTGCTGGACAAGGGCGTTCAGCCGACGGTGGTCGAGTATCTGAAGACCGGCTGGGACGCGGCGACCCTGGACCAACTGGCCAAGGAGACGGGCGTGGGCCTGTCGGGGATGCTGCGCAAGCGGGAGGCGAAGACGGCTGAACTGCTGGAGAGCGGGGCGTCCGAGGATGTGATCCGCGCCGCCATGATCGCCGATCCGGTGCTGGTCGAGCGGCCCATCGTTCAGACGGCGAAAGGCGCCCGGATCGGGCGGCCGGTCGAGAGCATTCTGGACATTCTATAG